In Pleurocapsa sp. PCC 7319, the following are encoded in one genomic region:
- a CDS encoding mechanosensitive ion channel family protein: protein MSYLFSLFSRQAGKIRIFRRSRFGLTILVAITFSLNIAPIALTQDEESIPLSSDPSAVVIPDDGLYFADVLVRNRPIFQIGSLPQIDASARAEIINRRIASLLSQNENPEQVEITPDNPRKIATLRVRNRILMTVTHQDAEDFGLSTQKLAERWAKQLDTAFEKPPLAIDVTQRLYTTTRELLRDIVGNLPSLVGAIIVIGITWGVAKVVRYGAYTWAKQTEGDSNTELLIGRLSYGGVWIIGLVIALGVMGLDFGALLGALGLTSVAIGFSLKDVLSNYISGVILLAARPFRINDQVVIGEYEGTITQIQLRATTMKTYDGRVVYIPNQEVFQASVINNTASPQRRSSVMVGIDYGEDLSQAIAVIMRILENIEEVESEPTPDVLVNELAASTVNLEIRFWVDSRRAGFLATTSKVAQAVKEALEAANIDMPTDIYTLILREMPTQIQLKES from the coding sequence ATGTCATACTTATTTTCTCTATTTTCTAGACAAGCTGGCAAAATCAGAATTTTTCGGAGATCTCGCTTTGGTTTGACAATTTTAGTGGCGATTACTTTCTCATTAAATATTGCACCTATTGCCTTAACACAAGATGAAGAGAGCATTCCTTTGTCTAGCGACCCTTCAGCAGTCGTTATTCCCGATGATGGACTATATTTTGCAGATGTCTTAGTGAGAAACCGCCCCATATTTCAAATTGGTAGTTTACCCCAAATTGATGCTAGCGCGAGAGCAGAGATTATCAATCGCCGTATAGCCAGTTTATTGTCACAAAATGAAAACCCAGAGCAAGTAGAAATTACACCCGATAATCCCCGTAAAATTGCCACTTTAAGAGTGAGAAATCGCATCCTAATGACCGTTACCCATCAAGACGCGGAAGATTTCGGTTTGAGTACGCAAAAATTAGCTGAGAGGTGGGCAAAACAGCTAGATACGGCATTTGAAAAACCACCGCTAGCGATCGATGTTACTCAACGTCTTTATACAACTACAAGGGAATTATTGCGCGATATCGTGGGTAATCTACCTTCTTTGGTAGGTGCGATTATTGTGATTGGAATTACTTGGGGAGTAGCGAAAGTTGTGCGCTATGGTGCATATACCTGGGCCAAACAAACAGAAGGGGATTCCAATACTGAGCTTTTAATCGGTAGACTTAGTTATGGTGGTGTTTGGATCATCGGTTTGGTAATTGCCTTGGGAGTCATGGGACTGGATTTTGGCGCGTTATTGGGGGCATTGGGTCTAACTAGTGTGGCAATTGGTTTTAGTCTCAAAGATGTGTTGAGTAACTATATTTCTGGAGTTATTTTACTAGCCGCTCGCCCGTTCCGGATTAACGATCAAGTTGTGATCGGAGAATATGAAGGCACAATTACGCAAATTCAACTTAGAGCGACAACCATGAAAACCTATGATGGGCGAGTAGTTTATATTCCCAATCAAGAAGTATTTCAAGCCAGCGTAATTAATAATACTGCTTCTCCACAAAGGAGAAGTTCCGTAATGGTAGGTATTGATTATGGAGAAGATCTTAGTCAGGCGATCGCTGTAATTATGCGGATACTAGAAAATATCGAAGAAGTTGAAAGCGAGCCCACACCAGATGTTTTAGTGAACGAACTTGCTGCTAGCACAGTAAATTTAGAAATTCGCTTTTGGGTAGACTCCCGTAGAGCGGGCTTTTTGGCTACTACTTCTAAAGTGGCTCAAGCAGTAAAAGAAGCTCTAGAAGCAGCTAATATTGATATGCCAACAGATATTTATACCCTTATTTTACGTGAAATGCCTACACAAATTCAGCTTAAAGAAAGCTAA
- the mtnA gene encoding S-methyl-5-thioribose-1-phosphate isomerase, whose amino-acid sequence MNSTINQIYPVIWQDDHVYLIDQTRLPEEYNQVIISRSTDMAQAIKTMIVRGAPAIGVAAAYGMYLGATEIQTSDRSQFIEHLEKVADLLRQTRPTAVNLFWAIARMLRTAYEETGTIEEIKITLLKKAQSIQAEDLATCQAIGDHGLAILPRTPEKLRILTHCNAGSLATAGYGTALGVIRSAWREQRLARVYADETRPRLQGARLTAWECVQENIPVTIITDSMAAHCMQQKMIDVVVVGADRIAGNGDTANKIGTYSLAIAAQAHQIPFYVAAPFSTIDFNLADGSQIPIEERNGREISHFNHNSICAEGAEFYNPAFDVTPANLITGLITEKGTIEPDSLIKYKIGQY is encoded by the coding sequence ATGAATTCAACTATTAATCAAATTTATCCTGTTATTTGGCAAGATGATCATGTTTATCTAATTGACCAAACTCGTCTTCCAGAAGAATATAATCAAGTTATTATCAGTCGTAGTACTGATATGGCACAAGCGATCAAGACAATGATTGTACGAGGTGCGCCAGCGATTGGAGTTGCAGCTGCCTATGGAATGTACTTAGGGGCAACAGAAATTCAAACAAGCGATCGCAGTCAATTCATTGAACATTTAGAAAAAGTGGCTGATTTATTGCGTCAAACTCGTCCTACTGCCGTAAACTTATTTTGGGCGATCGCCAGAATGTTGAGGACGGCATACGAAGAAACAGGAACTATCGAAGAAATTAAAATTACCCTGCTCAAAAAGGCTCAGTCAATCCAAGCAGAAGACTTAGCGACTTGTCAGGCAATCGGCGATCATGGTTTAGCTATCTTACCTCGCACCCCAGAAAAACTTAGAATTCTAACTCACTGTAATGCTGGTTCTCTAGCAACTGCGGGTTATGGCACTGCTTTAGGCGTAATTCGCTCTGCCTGGAGAGAACAACGTTTAGCGAGAGTATATGCTGATGAAACTCGCCCTCGTTTACAAGGAGCCAGATTAACTGCGTGGGAATGTGTTCAGGAAAATATCCCAGTCACAATAATCACTGACAGTATGGCAGCTCATTGTATGCAGCAGAAGATGATTGACGTCGTTGTAGTCGGGGCGGATAGGATTGCGGGAAATGGTGATACGGCGAATAAGATTGGCACTTATTCCTTGGCGATCGCTGCTCAAGCTCATCAGATTCCTTTTTATGTTGCCGCCCCCTTCTCTACAATTGACTTTAACTTAGCTGATGGTAGCCAAATTCCCATCGAAGAGCGTAATGGTAGAGAAATATCTCATTTTAATCATAATTCTATTTGCGCGGAGGGAGCGGAATTCTATAATCCCGCTTTTGATGTTACCCCTGCCAATTTAATCACGGGACTTATCACTGAAAAAGGAACTATTGAACCAGATTCTCTAATCAAATATAAGATTGGGCAATATTGA
- a CDS encoding GMC family oxidoreductase gives MYDYIVIGAGSAGSIVASKLAASDSAMSILLIEAGGLPYSEQMYFPSDWFEVLQKYPEIGWEGYQSIPQPNLNNRIIKLHQAKVLGGCALHNATAYVRGSRSDFNEWGKLASGWSWSDVLPYFENVERTMKVLIGEADNFINDLFAAAKEYGLPENPNYNYSESQYGYALFQFNNIKNSSDLLRETTFNTYLSNPPDNITVLSQAFVTRILFDQDAKAIGIEYFQDQNKHCTYVQNEIILSAGAISSPKILMLSGIGDENELAKFSIPIVANISEVGQNLHDDLFVSAGFSIPQTKDVPIYPYSLAPAVIFGSTENSSSIIDIESSVGVGTLKGFLGPERSFWLWPNIMHLKSKGKVTLRSSVPIDPPLIDPGYLTVSEDLQKCKIALQLGIDIGNKLNQWRERQIAPQPNEDLESYIKETADTTYHYCGTCRMGNDENSVVDTELRVRNTSGLRVIDASVFPLPITANTAAATMMIADKGTDKILV, from the coding sequence ATGTATGATTACATTGTTATTGGTGCTGGTTCTGCTGGGAGTATAGTAGCCTCAAAACTTGCTGCTTCAGACTCAGCTATGAGTATTCTCCTGATAGAGGCTGGGGGATTACCTTATTCAGAGCAAATGTATTTTCCAAGCGATTGGTTTGAAGTCTTACAAAAGTATCCAGAAATTGGTTGGGAGGGATATCAGTCGATACCTCAACCAAATTTAAATAATCGCATTATCAAGCTACACCAAGCAAAAGTTTTAGGTGGATGTGCGCTGCACAATGCCACAGCTTATGTGAGGGGTAGCCGCTCTGACTTTAATGAATGGGGGAAGTTAGCATCCGGCTGGTCATGGAGTGATGTTTTACCATACTTCGAAAATGTAGAACGAACCATGAAAGTTTTGATCGGTGAAGCAGATAATTTCATCAACGACTTGTTTGCTGCGGCTAAGGAGTACGGCTTGCCTGAAAACCCCAACTACAATTATAGTGAGAGTCAATATGGATACGCTTTATTTCAATTTAACAATATTAAGAATTCATCCGACCTTCTTCGAGAAACCACGTTTAATACTTATCTATCAAATCCACCTGATAACATAACTGTATTAAGTCAGGCTTTTGTAACCAGAATCTTATTTGATCAAGATGCTAAAGCAATTGGTATTGAATATTTCCAAGACCAAAATAAACATTGTACCTATGTGCAAAATGAAATTATTTTAAGCGCAGGTGCAATTTCAAGTCCAAAAATCTTGATGCTTTCGGGTATAGGTGACGAGAACGAATTGGCAAAATTTAGTATTCCTATCGTTGCGAATATTTCAGAGGTAGGCCAGAACTTACACGACGATCTTTTTGTCAGTGCCGGATTCTCTATTCCCCAAACCAAAGATGTACCAATTTACCCTTATAGCTTAGCTCCAGCTGTTATTTTCGGTTCTACAGAAAATAGTAGTTCAATAATCGATATAGAATCCTCAGTTGGAGTTGGTACGCTGAAGGGTTTTCTGGGTCCAGAACGTTCTTTTTGGTTATGGCCAAATATTATGCACTTGAAAAGTAAGGGGAAAGTTACCCTACGCTCAAGTGTTCCTATTGATCCTCCTCTGATTGACCCAGGGTATCTGACAGTATCAGAGGATCTTCAGAAGTGTAAAATAGCACTTCAGTTAGGCATTGATATTGGTAATAAGCTAAATCAATGGAGGGAGAGGCAAATTGCTCCCCAACCCAACGAAGATTTGGAAAGCTACATCAAAGAAACAGCCGATACCACCTACCACTATTGCGGGACTTGTAGAATGGGGAATGACGAGAATTCTGTAGTGGATACAGAACTTAGGGTGCGCAACACTTCAGGATTGCGCGTAATTGACGCTTCTGTATTTCCACTTCCAATAACTGCAAATACCGCAGCCGCAACCATGATGATTGCTGATAAGGGGACTGACAAGATATTAGTCTGA